The following coding sequences lie in one Chanos chanos chromosome 4, fChaCha1.1, whole genome shotgun sequence genomic window:
- the rhoj gene encoding rho-related GTP-binding protein RhoJ encodes MPARSSRSRQNTTPVGEDGGNSSDVSSNTVKKMLKCVVVGDGAVGKTCLLMSYANDAFPEEYVPTVFDHYAVNVTVSGRQHLLGLYDTAGQEDYNQLRPLSYPNTDVFLICFSVVNPASYHNIQEEWVPELKSCMPHVPYILIGTQIDLRDDPKTLARLLQMKEKPLTYEQGLKLAREIGAQCYLECSALTQKGLKAVFDEAILTIFSPKKPKRGCGPCRSCCTIA; translated from the exons ATGCCTGCCCGCAGTTCAAGAAGCAGGCAGAATACAACTCCTGTAGGAGAGGATGGGGGTAACAGCAGCGATGTCTCTAGCAATACTGTCAAAAAGATGTTGAAATGTGTGGTGGTCGGTGACGGAGCAGTGGGTAAAACCTGTTTACTGATGAGCTACGCAAACGACGCCTTCCCCGAGGAATATGTGCCAACTGTATTTGATCACTACGCAG tgaatgTAACTGTATCGGGAAGACAACACTTGCTGGGATTGTATGACACTGCTGGACAG GAAGACTACAATCAGCTGAGGCCGCTTTCGTACCCAAATACAGATGTTTTTcttatctgtttctctgtggtcaACCCAGCCTCCTACCATAACATTCAGGAGGAGTGGGTACCTGAACTAAAGTCATGCATGCCCCATGTGCCTTACATCCTCATTGGTACGCAG ATCGACCTACGAGATGATCCAAAGACACTGGCTCGTTTACTCCAAATGAAGGAGAAGCCCCTGACCTATGAGCAGGGGCTGAAACTGGCCAGAGAG aTTGGAGCTCAGTGTTACCTTGAGTGTTCAGCATTAACCCAGAAGGGACTGAAGGCTGTGTTTGACGAAGCCATTTTAACAATCTTCAGCCCTAAGAAGCCGAAGAGGGGCTGCGGACCCTGCAGGAGCTGCTGTACGATTGCATGA